Proteins from one Pochonia chlamydosporia 170 chromosome Unknown PCv3seq00021, whole genome shotgun sequence genomic window:
- a CDS encoding alpha-L-fucosidase (similar to Cordyceps militaris CM01 XP_006674433.1), with translation MLLFGSVIVATLVTFGLARLPGIDQRATTSAFTPKHRISPKDGSKIALPTAEQLAFQDREVGVLIHFNIETYLDTDGCLEVPWNVPNQTLFNPALINTDQWMDTIRALGGKFATLVAKHSCGFTMWPSKVTFPTSDNHVIPYNYTISESPVHDMDIVKSFVGSAQKYGIGHGFYYSVYKNNLFNVDQLRVKTTPLLPGQVSISNSTYDQVVYNQLTELLTNYGKLTEIWLDSGITSTQRDEIEKLLQAHQPQAVIFDGCKTNDTCVSNSVRWPGNENGVAAEENWSSGLQQGGDPNSPYFCPAECDTTLQTDRRWFFGVDKPLRSLEEMIDVYHKSVGRNCILELDLTPDRRGLIPDNHATRYKELGDFISSCYGKSVASQAHHGTDENGTYTIRFDSPASIDRIVLMEDQTDGQVIRSYQVLAKIVDGLGANDTSAVPWTSLKNGTSIGHKKIDLFPKAYTVTDVMIACTFVDTPKWRSVSVHLCDRLGSSFSKIQAEAYTSSNGTKIQQTSDTEGGDNVGWIHRGNWLGYRGIDFSDGGATQFSARVASGARSGGGTIQVALDSPTSTPICSLSVSNTGGWQSWKTISANVSAITGTHTVYLTFMSDQASDFVNVNWFTFSK, from the exons ATGCTCTTATTCGGCTCAGTTATTGTGGCTACGCTGGTGACTTTCGGTTTGGCGCGCTTGCCTGGCATTGATCAGCGCGCGACTACATCAGCATTTACGCCCAAGCACCGCATTTCCCCCAAAGATGGCTCCAAGATTGCACTGCCAACAGCTGAGCAACTCGCGTTCCAAGATAGGGAAGTCGGAGTGCTCATACATTTCAACATCGAGACATATTTGGACACTGATGGCTGCCTTGAAGTCCCCTGGAACGTACCCAACCAGACTTTGTTCAACCCTGCGCTGATTAACACTGATCAGTGGATGGATACAATCAGAGCTTTGGGCGGAAAATTTGCCACGCTAGTCGCCAAGCATAGTTGCGGTTTTACGATGTGGCCAAGCAAGGTGACATTTCCGACAAGCGACAATCATGTCATTCCTTACAATTACACTATCTCTGAGTCTCCGGTCCATGATATGGATATTGTCAAGAGTTTCGTAGGCTCTGCGCAAAAATATGGCATTGGACATGGCTTCTATTACAGTGTGTACAAAAATAACTTGTTCAACGTAGACCAGCTCAGGGTCAAGACGACTCCCCTTCTGCCGGGGCAGGTCAGTATTAGCAACAGCACGTATGATCAGGTTGTGTACAACCAATTAACTGAATTGTTGACGAACTACGGCAAACTCACAGAG ATCTGGCTCGACAGCGGTATTACCAGTACTCAGCGGGACGAGATTGAGAAACTCTTACAAGCGCATCAGCCTCAAGCTGTCATTTTTGATGGATGCAAGACGAATGACACTTGCGTTTCTAATTCAG TTCGATGGCCGGGAAATGAGAATGGAGTAGCCGCCGAAGAGAATTGGTCAAG TGGTTTGCAACAGGGTGGGGACCCGAATAGCCCTTATTTTTGCCCCGCAGAGTGCGATACTACCTTGCAAACAGACAGGCGCTGGTTTTTTGGCGTCGACAAGCCTTTGCGATCCCTTGAAGAAATGATCGATGTCTACCACAAATCGGTTGGCCGGAATTGTATTCTGGAGTTGGACCTCACTCCTGATCGCCGCGGTCTTATTCCCGACAACCATGCTACCCGTTATAAGGAGCTGGGAGATTTTATTAGCTCTTGCTATGGCAAGTCCGTCGCCAGTCAGGCACATCACGGCACGGACGAGAACGGTACTTATACAATAAGATTCGACTCACCTGCCTCCATCGATCGCATCGTACTGATGGAGGACCAGACGGACGGCCAGGTCATACGGTCGTATCAAGTGCTTGCGAAGATTGTGGATGGACTGGGTGCAAATGACACGTCAGCTGTCCCCTGGACTTCGTTGAAGAACGGCACCAGTATCGGTCACAAGAAGATTGATCTCTTTCCGAAGGCCTATACCGTGACAGATGTCATGATTGCTTGTACCTTCGTCGATACTCCGAAATGGCGGTCGGTTTCGGTTCATCTCTGTGATCGCTTGGGTAGCTCATTTTCGAAGATTCAGGCCGAAGCATATACTTCCAGCAACGGAACAAAGATTCAACAAACATCGGACACAGAGGGCGGCGATAACGTCGGATGGATTCATCGAGGCAACTGGCTCGGTTATCGCGGGATTGACTTCAGCGACGGCGGGGCTACACAATTCTCTGCGAGGGTCGCCTCGGGTGCCAGGAGTGGGGGGGGCACGATCCAGGTTGCGCTGGACAGTCCGACTTCCACACCAATTTGCAGCCTCTCCGTCTCAAACACAGGTGGCTGGCAGAGCTGGAAGACGATCtcagccaatgtcagcgCCATAACTGGAACGCATACCGTCTACTTAACCTTCATGAGTGACCAGGCTTCCGACTTCGTTAATGTGAATTGGTTCACCTTTTCTAAGTGA
- a CDS encoding transposase-like protein (similar to Beauveria bassiana ARSEF 2860 XP_008602855.1) has protein sequence MPTVTSTVGLYASSAILAIAHKFAWVPSSSTNIPTRTFDLEQPKKAAYQAIVAHFVDAETREVAQALLSLREFKGSHNGELQAKVFLEVVEEYDLSGKVGYFTMDNHDANDTMLDDVAKEIESLDPVAKRLRCSGHIMNLIVQTFLSRSKAKRIQEDEQEGIDVAYERLCRLSETEGGGSISKAQATEEWREFSVLGKLHNLCIYSRSSTSIYNDFKAKIGRALPRDNDTRWNSWFRLIDVAIERRAKLMDWIQENHAKIEKDALDHNDWNELRDIHAFLQVFHQISVRQGRENTLDEVLSHMDFLHEHFTQTKDRAFSDPRFYARFHVAWLKFEKYYQLTELAPVYVAGILLHPALRKSYLSEQWKRNPAWVSNAVDAVRKIWSTEYKSYQLPDKQQENEAELDEFDRWRRKVYCTSNEVKDEFERFIYGSQVGIGQQTALEWWLEPTQRENYPLLCRMAIDVFCVPPMSTEAERIFSGTRRQVTWDRSNMSAKMVEACECIKSWISVPKGKSRPLLAGVFRRAEDIDAAVRILQEDIEIGKGAESDGETGELAV, from the exons ATGCCTACCGTGACCTCCACGGTAGGGCTTTACGCAAGCTCGGCCATCCTGGCCATCGCTCATAAATTTGCCTGGGTTCCCAGTTCTTCCACGAACATTCCCACCAGGACTTTCGATTTAGAGCAGCCCAAG AAGGCGGCATACCAGGCAATCGTGGCCCATTTTGTAGATGCGGAGACGAGAGAAGTCGCCCAAGCGTTATTGTCACTGCGCGAGTTCAAAGGAAGCCACAATGGGGAATTGCAGGCCAAGGTTTTCCTAGAAGTTGTCGAAGAGTACGACCTCAGCGGGAAAGTTGGCTACTTTACGATGGATAATCACGATGCTAACGATACTATGCTTGACGATGTCGCAAAAGAGATTGAGAGTTTAGATCCGGTTGCCAAGCGACTACGCTGCAGTGGCCATATCATGAACCTCATCGTTCAAACCTTCCTCTCTCggagcaaggcaaagaggaTCCAGGAGGATGAACAAGAGGGGATTGATGTGGCGTATGAGCGGCTGTGCAGGCTATCCGAAacagaaggaggaggcaGTATTTCGAAGGCACAAGCTACTGAGGAGTGGCGGGAGTTTAGTGTTCTAGGCAAACTCCACAACTTGTGCATATATTCAAGAAGCTCTACCAGCATTTACAACGActtcaaggccaagattggcAGGGCCTTGCCGAGGGACAATGATACACGTTGGAACTCATGGTTTCGCCTCATTGACGTGGCTATTGAGAGACGGGCAAAGCTCATGGATTGGATTCAAGAAAATCACGCCAAAATCGAGAAAGATGCACTAGACCATAACGACTGGAACGAACTCAGAGATATTCATGCGTTCTTACAGGTATTCCACCAGATCTCGGTACGCCAAGGCCGGGAGAATACTCTCGATGAAGTTCTCTCCCACATGGACTTCCTGCATGAACACTTCACGCAGACTAAAGACCGGGCTTTCAGTGACCCACGCTTCTACGCCCGCTTTCACGTGGCTTGGCTCAAATTCGAGAAGTATTACCAGCTTACTGAACTAGCCCCCGTGTATGTGGCCGGTATTCTCCTCCACCCAGCACTCCGAAAGAGCTATCTGAGTGAGCAGTGGAAGAGAAACCCGGCCTGGGTTAGCAATGCCGTGGATGCCGTAAGGAAGATTTGGTCCACAGAGTACAAGAGCTACCAGCTCCCAGATAAACAACAGGAAAATGAGGCAGAACTCGATGAGTTTGATCGCTGGAGGCGGAAGGTATATTGCACATCAAATGAGGTGAAGGATGAATTCGAGCGCTTCATTTAT GGCTCACAAGTCGGGATTGGGCAACAAACGGCCTTAGAGTGGTGGCTTGAACCGACCCAGAGAGAAAACTACCCCCTCCTCTGCCGTATGGCTATTGACGTATTCTGCGTCCCCCCAATGTCTACGGAGGCAGAGCGAATCTTCTCAGGCACAAGACGGCAGGTTACATGGGATAGAAGTAACATGTCTGCCAAAATGGTGGAGGCATGTGAGTGCATTAAAAGCTGGATAAGTGTTCCAAAAGGAAAGAGTAGGCCGCTTCTTGCTGGGGTGTTCAGGAGAGCGGAGGATATTGACGCAGCTGTAAGGATACTCCAAGAAGATATAGAGATTGGTAAGGGGGCGGAGAGTGATGGCGAGACTGGGGAATTGGCAGTATAG